In a genomic window of Colius striatus isolate bColStr4 chromosome 2, bColStr4.1.hap1, whole genome shotgun sequence:
- the LOC104557221 gene encoding heme-binding protein 1-like isoform X2, whose amino-acid sequence MARITLEDLDGLGEEAEGGGEDEEEEEEERGRLFAHWEAVAGTHRVSLPQDMAGPILQMTRHSQAPQPVPYVTLSQQEKCEGAAYEERQYPAGKWACVTKGEPMYEQSISMSFMKLMRYICKENSVGCYLGMTVPVLNEIHLTEEGTELEREVVTAYYLPGEFQQNPPVPADPDIHITERAPLRVITRVFYGMTTEETILREISLFWELLGSTDTVLRRTYVVAAYQNPSVPQRRNEIWFICRAE is encoded by the exons atGGCGCGCATCACGCTGGAGGACCTGGACGGGCTGGGCGAGGAGGCCGAGGGGGGCGGCgaggatgaagaggaggaggaggaggagcgggGCCGGTTGTTCGCTCATTGGGAGGCCGTCGCCGGCACGCACCGAGTGAGCCTGCCGCAAG ACATGGCGGGCCCGATCCTGCAGATGACCCGGCACAGCCAGGCTCCGCAGCCCGTGCCGTACGTTACCCTCTCGCAGCAGGAGAAG TGCGAGGGAGCGGCCTACGAGGAGCGGCAGTACCCAGCTGGGAAGTGGGCCTGTGTCACCAAGGGGGAGCCCATGTATGAGCAGAGCATCTCCATGAGCTTCATGAAGCTCATGCGCTACATCTGCAAGGAGAACTCTGTAG GTTGCTACCTGGGCATGACAGTCCCAGTGCTCAACGAAATCCACCTGACCGAGGAGGGGACCGAGCTGGAGAGGGAAGTCGTCACCGCCTATTACCTCCCGGGAGAGTTCCAGCAAAACCCCCCGGTTCCTGCGGACCCCGACATCCACATCACCGAGAGGGCACCGCTCCGGGTTATAACCAG GGTTTTCTACGGGATGACCACCGAGGAGACGATCCTGCGAGAGATCAGCCTCTTCTGGGAGCTCTTGGGCTCCACAGACACTGTGCTCCGGAGAACCTACGTGGTGGCTGCTTACCAAAACCCCAGCGTCCCTCAGCGCCGCAACGAGATCTGGTTCATCTGCCGAGCAGAGTGA
- the LOC104557221 gene encoding heme-binding protein 1-like isoform X1: MWAGKSHSEPTHRAVLSTPAEFLSLLPPFASCYGRRIQEEFCPNLHSPSGCWSSSARLFPPAGQEAFCLLSSVHEALQGKGTAPENDINPPGGLWVPGIRNILCEGAAYEERQYPAGKWACVTKGEPMYEQSISMSFMKLMRYICKENSVGCYLGMTVPVLNEIHLTEEGTELEREVVTAYYLPGEFQQNPPVPADPDIHITERAPLRVITRVFYGMTTEETILREISLFWELLGSTDTVLRRTYVVAAYQNPSVPQRRNEIWFICRAE, from the exons ATGTGGGCTGGAAAGAGCCATTCTGAGCCAACCCACAGAGCTGTCCTCTCTACACCAGCTGAGTTCttgtctcttcttcctcctttcgcTTCTTGTTACGGGAGAAGGATCCAAGAAGAGTTTTGTCCCAACCTTCACAGCCCTTCTGGGTGCTGGAGCTCTTCTGCCAGGCTTTTCCCTCCTGCTGGGCAggaggctttttgtttgttatcCTCTGTGCACGAAGCGCTCCAGGGAAAAGGCACCGCACCCGAGAATGACATCAACCCTCCTGGAGGCCTTTGGGTGCCTGGAATCAGGAACATCCTT TGCGAGGGAGCGGCCTACGAGGAGCGGCAGTACCCAGCTGGGAAGTGGGCCTGTGTCACCAAGGGGGAGCCCATGTATGAGCAGAGCATCTCCATGAGCTTCATGAAGCTCATGCGCTACATCTGCAAGGAGAACTCTGTAG GTTGCTACCTGGGCATGACAGTCCCAGTGCTCAACGAAATCCACCTGACCGAGGAGGGGACCGAGCTGGAGAGGGAAGTCGTCACCGCCTATTACCTCCCGGGAGAGTTCCAGCAAAACCCCCCGGTTCCTGCGGACCCCGACATCCACATCACCGAGAGGGCACCGCTCCGGGTTATAACCAG GGTTTTCTACGGGATGACCACCGAGGAGACGATCCTGCGAGAGATCAGCCTCTTCTGGGAGCTCTTGGGCTCCACAGACACTGTGCTCCGGAGAACCTACGTGGTGGCTGCTTACCAAAACCCCAGCGTCCCTCAGCGCCGCAACGAGATCTGGTTCATCTGCCGAGCAGAGTGA